In a genomic window of Oncorhynchus kisutch isolate 150728-3 linkage group LG9, Okis_V2, whole genome shotgun sequence:
- the LOC109880998 gene encoding A-agglutinin anchorage subunit isoform X1, translating into METIKIALLIFLLTSLQLLTTDVSCVTTQKSAEHSTTGKPSETTTPVTTVPLSTVKNLGANVTETSVAATSVTPTSVTPTSVTPTKNSTWNSTTVLATSTVTENTKMSSSPQVPVNSASPYTKDNGTQGTQAPTTVTKSDSRNKTTISDFTKKLPGSEAENTDQDRVKDNKNTDHVGQQAGDKNLLWILLPVLALVGAAVVALLKSKCMKDHDHTEITDNGTENASFQSRPDNAKDGVMLLGVKSSGGEDNAAAR; encoded by the exons ATGGAGACCATTAAGATAGCCTTACTCATCTTCCTTCTAACCTCGCTCCAGCTCCTCACAACAG ATGTTTCTTGTGTTACCACACAAAAATCAGCAGAACATTCAACAACAGGCAAACCATCAG AAACTACGACACCCGTCACGACTGTTCCTCTTTCCACTGTAAAGAACCTTGGTGCAAATGTTACTGAAACCAGCGTTGCTGCAACCAGTGTGACCCCAACCAGTGTGACCCCAACCAGTGTGACCCCAACCA AGAATTCTACCTGGAATTCTACCACAGTGCTTGCTACATCAACAGTAACGGAAAATACAAAAATGTCATCCTCACCCCAAGTCCCAGTGAATTCCGCATCTCCATATACTAAGGATAATG GAACACAAGGGACCCAGGCCCCAACAACTGTTACCAAGAGTGACTCACGAAACAAAACCACCATTTCTGACTTTACCAAAAAGCTCCCAG GTTCAGAGGCTGAAAATACAG ATCAAGATAGAGTCAAGGACAATAAGAATACGGATCATGTCG GTCAACAGGCTGGAG ATAAGAACCTGCTGTGGATTCTTTTGCCAGTCCTGGCACTTGTGGGGGCTGCTGTCGTGGCCCTTCTGAAAAGTAAATGCATGAAGGACCACGATCACACAG AGATAACTGATAATGGAACAGAAAA TGCCTCTTTCCAGAGCAGGCCGGACAACGCCAAAGACGGTGTCATGCTTCTCGGGGTGAAGTCTTCAGGCGGTGAAGACAATG CTGCTGCAAGATAA
- the LOC109880998 gene encoding uncharacterized protein PB18E9.04c isoform X4: METIKIALLIFLLTSLQLLTTDVSCVTTQKSAEHSTTGKPSETTTPVTTVPLSTVKNLGANVTETSVAATSVTPTKNSTWNSTTVLATSTVTENTKMSSSPQVPVNSASPYTKDNGTQGTQAPTTVTKSDSRNKTTISDFTKKLPGSEAENTDQDRVKDNKNTDHVDKNLLWILLPVLALVGAAVVALLKSKCMKDHDHTEITDNGTENASFQSRPDNAKDGVMLLGVKSSGGEDNAAAR, encoded by the exons ATGGAGACCATTAAGATAGCCTTACTCATCTTCCTTCTAACCTCGCTCCAGCTCCTCACAACAG ATGTTTCTTGTGTTACCACACAAAAATCAGCAGAACATTCAACAACAGGCAAACCATCAG AAACTACGACACCCGTCACGACTGTTCCTCTTTCCACTGTAAAGAACCTTGGTGCAAATGTTACTGAAACCAGCGTTGCTGCAACCAGTGTGACCCCAACCA AGAATTCTACCTGGAATTCTACCACAGTGCTTGCTACATCAACAGTAACGGAAAATACAAAAATGTCATCCTCACCCCAAGTCCCAGTGAATTCCGCATCTCCATATACTAAGGATAATG GAACACAAGGGACCCAGGCCCCAACAACTGTTACCAAGAGTGACTCACGAAACAAAACCACCATTTCTGACTTTACCAAAAAGCTCCCAG GTTCAGAGGCTGAAAATACAG ATCAAGATAGAGTCAAGGACAATAAGAATACGGATCATGTCG ATAAGAACCTGCTGTGGATTCTTTTGCCAGTCCTGGCACTTGTGGGGGCTGCTGTCGTGGCCCTTCTGAAAAGTAAATGCATGAAGGACCACGATCACACAG AGATAACTGATAATGGAACAGAAAA TGCCTCTTTCCAGAGCAGGCCGGACAACGCCAAAGACGGTGTCATGCTTCTCGGGGTGAAGTCTTCAGGCGGTGAAGACAATG CTGCTGCAAGATAA
- the LOC109880998 gene encoding uncharacterized protein PB18E9.04c isoform X3 — METIKIALLIFLLTSLQLLTTDVSCVTTQKSAEHSTTGKPSETTTPVTTVPLSTVKNLGANVTETSVAATSVTPTKNSTWNSTTVLATSTVTENTKMSSSPQVPVNSASPYTKDNGTQGTQAPTTVTKSDSRNKTTISDFTKKLPGSEAENTDQDRVKDNKNTDHVGQQAGDKNLLWILLPVLALVGAAVVALLKSKCMKDHDHTEITDNGTENASFQSRPDNAKDGVMLLGVKSSGGEDNAAAR, encoded by the exons ATGGAGACCATTAAGATAGCCTTACTCATCTTCCTTCTAACCTCGCTCCAGCTCCTCACAACAG ATGTTTCTTGTGTTACCACACAAAAATCAGCAGAACATTCAACAACAGGCAAACCATCAG AAACTACGACACCCGTCACGACTGTTCCTCTTTCCACTGTAAAGAACCTTGGTGCAAATGTTACTGAAACCAGCGTTGCTGCAACCAGTGTGACCCCAACCA AGAATTCTACCTGGAATTCTACCACAGTGCTTGCTACATCAACAGTAACGGAAAATACAAAAATGTCATCCTCACCCCAAGTCCCAGTGAATTCCGCATCTCCATATACTAAGGATAATG GAACACAAGGGACCCAGGCCCCAACAACTGTTACCAAGAGTGACTCACGAAACAAAACCACCATTTCTGACTTTACCAAAAAGCTCCCAG GTTCAGAGGCTGAAAATACAG ATCAAGATAGAGTCAAGGACAATAAGAATACGGATCATGTCG GTCAACAGGCTGGAG ATAAGAACCTGCTGTGGATTCTTTTGCCAGTCCTGGCACTTGTGGGGGCTGCTGTCGTGGCCCTTCTGAAAAGTAAATGCATGAAGGACCACGATCACACAG AGATAACTGATAATGGAACAGAAAA TGCCTCTTTCCAGAGCAGGCCGGACAACGCCAAAGACGGTGTCATGCTTCTCGGGGTGAAGTCTTCAGGCGGTGAAGACAATG CTGCTGCAAGATAA
- the LOC109880998 gene encoding mucin-17 isoform X2, which yields METIKIALLIFLLTSLQLLTTDVSCVTTQKSAEHSTTGKPSETTTPVTTVPLSTVKNLGANVTETSVAATSVTPTSVTPTSVTPTKNSTWNSTTVLATSTVTENTKMSSSPQVPVNSASPYTKDNGTQGTQAPTTVTKSDSRNKTTISDFTKKLPGSEAENTDQDRVKDNKNTDHVDKNLLWILLPVLALVGAAVVALLKSKCMKDHDHTEITDNGTENASFQSRPDNAKDGVMLLGVKSSGGEDNAAAR from the exons ATGGAGACCATTAAGATAGCCTTACTCATCTTCCTTCTAACCTCGCTCCAGCTCCTCACAACAG ATGTTTCTTGTGTTACCACACAAAAATCAGCAGAACATTCAACAACAGGCAAACCATCAG AAACTACGACACCCGTCACGACTGTTCCTCTTTCCACTGTAAAGAACCTTGGTGCAAATGTTACTGAAACCAGCGTTGCTGCAACCAGTGTGACCCCAACCAGTGTGACCCCAACCAGTGTGACCCCAACCA AGAATTCTACCTGGAATTCTACCACAGTGCTTGCTACATCAACAGTAACGGAAAATACAAAAATGTCATCCTCACCCCAAGTCCCAGTGAATTCCGCATCTCCATATACTAAGGATAATG GAACACAAGGGACCCAGGCCCCAACAACTGTTACCAAGAGTGACTCACGAAACAAAACCACCATTTCTGACTTTACCAAAAAGCTCCCAG GTTCAGAGGCTGAAAATACAG ATCAAGATAGAGTCAAGGACAATAAGAATACGGATCATGTCG ATAAGAACCTGCTGTGGATTCTTTTGCCAGTCCTGGCACTTGTGGGGGCTGCTGTCGTGGCCCTTCTGAAAAGTAAATGCATGAAGGACCACGATCACACAG AGATAACTGATAATGGAACAGAAAA TGCCTCTTTCCAGAGCAGGCCGGACAACGCCAAAGACGGTGTCATGCTTCTCGGGGTGAAGTCTTCAGGCGGTGAAGACAATG CTGCTGCAAGATAA